One window from the genome of Pseudoalteromonas aliena SW19 encodes:
- a CDS encoding YceH family protein translates to MQLSANKQRIIGCLLEKQSTTPEHYPLSLNGLTNACNQKSNRDPVLNLTENDVQNALDELIETRLVTIDEGLSGRVNKYDHRFCNTEFSNLQFSVQQRAIICLLLLRGAQTPGELRTRSNRLADFSNVNEVENALNELIKNDYVNKLDREPGKRDSRYVHLFGDQASNLTTNETIRKVDSLKNNELDELLAEIDELKAELRQIKDHLGL, encoded by the coding sequence ATGCAGTTATCAGCAAATAAACAACGTATTATTGGTTGTTTATTAGAAAAACAAAGTACAACACCAGAGCATTATCCACTGTCTTTAAATGGGCTAACGAATGCGTGTAATCAAAAATCTAATCGCGATCCTGTTTTAAATCTTACAGAAAATGATGTACAAAATGCACTCGACGAACTAATTGAAACACGCTTGGTCACAATAGATGAAGGGCTTTCTGGTCGCGTAAATAAATACGATCACCGCTTTTGTAATACCGAGTTTAGTAATCTGCAATTTTCTGTGCAGCAGCGTGCGATAATTTGTTTATTACTTTTACGTGGTGCACAGACCCCTGGGGAATTAAGAACCCGCAGTAATAGGCTCGCCGATTTTAGTAACGTAAACGAAGTAGAAAACGCGTTAAATGAACTTATAAAAAATGATTACGTAAATAAACTAGACCGTGAGCCTGGTAAACGTGATAGTCGTTACGTACATTTATTTGGTGATCAAGCATCGAACTTAACAACTAATGAGACAATACGAAAAGTTGATTCGCTTAAAAATAATGAATTAGACGAGCTACTTGCAGAAATAGACGAATTAAAAGCAGAGCTTCGCCAAATAAAAGATCATTTAGGGCTTTAA
- the nadE gene encoding ammonia-dependent NAD(+) synthetase: MRAEIMAEMKVQPTIDVNAEITRRVGFIKTRLVAAYSRSLVLGISGGVDSSTCGRLCQLAVNELNKEQNTNKYQFIAVRLPYGVQADEDEAQMAVDFIQPSKRMTVNVQPAADALHEQAIAAVIGCGETLPDQAQIDFIKGNVKARQRMVAQYEIAGFCQGLVVGTDHSAENITGFYTKFGDGACDLAPLFGLSKRQVRALATALGAPDLLVNKAPTADLESDRPGLTDEEALGLSYEQIDDFLEGKSISEDVEEKLVSIYQRTQHKRQPIPTIYD; this comes from the coding sequence ATGCGCGCCGAAATTATGGCTGAAATGAAGGTTCAGCCAACGATTGATGTAAATGCTGAAATAACTCGTCGAGTTGGTTTTATTAAAACACGTTTAGTAGCAGCTTACTCACGATCGTTAGTACTTGGGATTAGCGGCGGTGTTGACTCATCAACCTGTGGCCGTTTATGCCAATTAGCCGTAAACGAACTGAATAAAGAACAAAACACTAACAAGTACCAATTTATAGCAGTACGCCTACCTTATGGCGTACAAGCCGATGAAGACGAAGCGCAAATGGCGGTTGATTTTATTCAACCAAGCAAACGTATGACGGTAAATGTTCAGCCAGCAGCCGATGCACTTCATGAGCAAGCTATAGCGGCTGTAATTGGCTGTGGTGAAACACTACCCGATCAAGCGCAAATCGACTTTATTAAAGGCAATGTTAAAGCACGCCAACGTATGGTTGCTCAGTACGAAATTGCAGGTTTTTGCCAAGGCTTAGTCGTAGGTACTGATCACAGTGCTGAAAATATTACTGGTTTTTATACAAAATTTGGCGACGGTGCATGCGATTTAGCACCGCTTTTTGGTTTATCTAAACGTCAGGTGCGTGCACTTGCAACAGCATTGGGTGCACCTGATTTGTTGGTTAATAAGGCCCCAACTGCTGATTTAGAAAGTGATCGCCCTGGACTTACAGATGAAGAGGCTCTTGGTTTAAGCTATGAGCAAATTGATGACTTTTTAGAAGGTAAATCAATATCTGAAGATGTTGAAGAAAAGCTTGTTAGTATCTATCAGCGAACGCAACATAAACGTCAACCGATTCCGACAATTTACGATTAA
- the folX gene encoding dihydroneopterin triphosphate 2'-epimerase, whose product MANAIINVTNLRLRTFIGFNQEEREKKQDVVINLEIHYPADDACKNDEVEQALNYKVITKEVISLVEQGHFLLLEKLVAEILAVCHTHPSVHYAKARVDKPHALRFADSVSLTLDWAK is encoded by the coding sequence ATGGCTAATGCAATTATTAACGTTACTAATTTACGCCTACGTACTTTTATCGGCTTTAATCAAGAAGAACGTGAAAAAAAGCAAGACGTAGTGATAAACTTAGAGATCCACTACCCTGCAGATGATGCCTGTAAAAACGACGAAGTAGAGCAAGCACTTAATTATAAAGTGATCACAAAAGAAGTAATTAGTTTAGTAGAGCAAGGACACTTTTTATTGCTGGAAAAATTAGTTGCCGAAATTCTTGCTGTTTGCCATACCCACCCAAGTGTTCATTACGCAAAAGCCCGTGTTGATAAACCACATGCATTGCGTTTTGCTGATTCAGTATCGCTTACGCTTGATTGGGCGAAGTAA
- the folE gene encoding GTP cyclohydrolase I FolE produces the protein MHNELKESYQKIITAVGENANREGLLDTPKRAAKAMEYLTQGYRQTLDEITNKAVFTSDADDMVLVQDIELYSMCEHHLLPFIGRCHIAYIPNGKVLGLSKFARIVDMFSRRFQIQEQLTHQIAKAVEEVTGAKGVGVIVEAKHMCMMMRGVEKQNSSMRTSVMLGNFRSDPKTRNEFLQLIKG, from the coding sequence ATGCATAATGAATTAAAAGAAAGTTACCAAAAAATAATCACCGCAGTAGGCGAAAACGCTAACCGCGAAGGTTTACTTGATACGCCAAAGCGCGCAGCAAAAGCAATGGAGTATTTAACCCAAGGATATCGCCAAACGCTTGATGAGATAACCAATAAAGCGGTGTTTACGTCTGATGCTGACGATATGGTTTTAGTGCAAGATATAGAGCTGTACTCTATGTGTGAGCATCATTTGCTGCCTTTTATTGGCCGCTGCCATATTGCTTACATCCCAAACGGTAAAGTGTTAGGTTTATCTAAATTTGCCCGTATTGTTGATATGTTTTCACGCCGTTTTCAAATTCAAGAACAACTAACGCATCAAATCGCTAAAGCAGTTGAAGAAGTTACTGGCGCTAAAGGTGTCGGTGTTATTGTTGAAGCAAAGCACATGTGTATGATGATGCGTGGTGTAGAAAAACAAAATTCAAGTATGCGAACGTCAGTAATGCTAGGTAACTTTAGAAGTGATCCTAAAACGCGTAACGAATTTTTGCAGCTTATAAAGGGTTAA
- the folM gene encoding dihydromonapterin reductase: MTSPILITGAGQRIGLALAQHYIAQGQDVIITYRTRHDAVDKLEQQGVVCIYADFSTDAGINTFIETLNTCTRSLRAIVHNASSWDCEANNPDYAALFDNMMRIHAKTPYLINMMCAELLLAHQKVTGTPADIIHLTDYVVETGSPKHLAYAASKAALENLTKSFSAKYAPNIKVNSVAPSLIIFNEHDDEQYRVKTLKKSLMGIEPGCQEIINSIDLLLQSHYITGRSLPIDGGRHLK, encoded by the coding sequence ATGACATCGCCCATTTTAATTACCGGCGCAGGCCAACGTATTGGTTTAGCGCTAGCTCAACATTATATAGCCCAAGGACAAGACGTTATAATTACATACCGTACTCGCCATGATGCGGTTGATAAACTCGAGCAGCAAGGTGTGGTGTGTATTTATGCTGACTTTAGTACCGATGCAGGAATTAATACATTTATAGAGACGCTTAATACATGCACGCGGTCATTACGCGCAATTGTGCATAATGCATCAAGCTGGGATTGTGAGGCGAATAATCCTGACTACGCCGCACTGTTTGACAACATGATGCGTATACACGCTAAAACACCGTATTTAATCAATATGATGTGCGCAGAGCTTCTTTTAGCGCACCAAAAGGTAACGGGGACTCCGGCCGATATCATTCACCTTACTGACTACGTAGTTGAAACAGGCAGCCCTAAGCATTTAGCTTACGCGGCAAGTAAAGCAGCCCTTGAAAACCTAACTAAATCGTTCAGCGCTAAATATGCGCCAAATATAAAAGTAAACTCGGTGGCTCCCTCACTCATTATTTTTAATGAGCATGACGATGAGCAATACCGTGTAAAAACCCTAAAAAAATCATTAATGGGCATTGAACCAGGATGCCAAGAAATTATCAATAGCATTGATTTACTGCTGCAAAGCCATTACATCACCGGGCGCTCTTTGCCTATTGATGGTGGTCGTCACTTAAAGTAA